GTCGCCCACTTTGCCTTCCGCGCACGTTTTTATTTCTCCAATGGTGTTACGCTTCACGCATGACGGCGACGACCACACCTGAACAGCCCGGCGGCGTGCCCGCCCGTGACATCACCATCAGCGAATTTGGCGCCCAGAAGGCCCTGGGCATCCTGGCCAACAGCGGCAAGGAGAATGCGGGCGTGCGCGTGTTCATCAAGAGCGGCGGCTGCAGCGGCTACCAGTACGGCATGGCCATTGACGACCGCGAACTGGAAGGCGACACCATCGTCTATGACCGGGGCGTGAAGCTGCTGGTGGACCGCATGAGCCTGCCCCTGCTGCGCGGCAGCGAGGTGGATTTCGTGGAGAACATGATGGGCGGGGGCTTCACCGTCCACAATCCCAACGCCACTTCGGCCTGCGGCTGCGGCTCGTCCTTCCGCACGGACGGCGCGCAGTCCCCTGACGGCGAGGGCAGCAGCGGCTGCGGCAGCCACTAGACCGCAGAACAATCCTTCCGGGCCAGAGACACCCTTTGGCCCGGCTTTCTTTTGGGTTTAAGCCACATCGGCGCATGGCTTGGTAAATGCTGACCTCGAGTTCGTCTTGACGCGCTTTCAGCGGGCCTTATACTGACCTTCATCATTACAGAAGGGAAGTAGTGTTGCCCGCTCAACCGGAGGCTCATATGAAGAAGACCTTGGCCCTGACCGCATTTCTGCTTGGCGCCGCGCTGG
The nucleotide sequence above comes from Deinococcus multiflagellatus. Encoded proteins:
- a CDS encoding HesB/IscA family protein; translated protein: MTATTTPEQPGGVPARDITISEFGAQKALGILANSGKENAGVRVFIKSGGCSGYQYGMAIDDRELEGDTIVYDRGVKLLVDRMSLPLLRGSEVDFVENMMGGGFTVHNPNATSACGCGSSFRTDGAQSPDGEGSSGCGSH